The following coding sequences are from one Epilithonimonas vandammei window:
- a CDS encoding S66 peptidase family protein produces the protein MQNFTFPKPLKKGSKIAIISPAGSVEIPQLDKTLRLIKSKGYEPVLGENLYTKYQNGYSYAGTEKQRINDVNWALNDPDISAVWASRGGYGCQHLLQDLKLTEFKKNPKWYIGYSDNTVIQSYLLKKGFASIHGQTVKTSSFGVREESYELIFDILKGKNLAYKINSNPSNRVGEASGILVGGNLALIYALLGTPYSFDFTDKILFIEDIGENFYALDRMIMSLELAGVFKKIKGLIVGGMTNMGKETENKEYEESYDSFTYQLIADRVSKYDFPTVYAFPNGHIYDNRPLIIGSEVKMKVDKKVLVEFH, from the coding sequence AAAAAAGGTTCTAAGATTGCCATTATTTCCCCAGCAGGTTCTGTAGAGATTCCACAATTGGATAAAACTTTAAGATTAATCAAATCCAAAGGTTACGAACCAGTTTTAGGCGAAAATCTCTACACAAAATACCAAAACGGTTATTCATACGCTGGAACAGAAAAACAGCGAATAAACGATGTTAATTGGGCTTTAAATGACCCAGACATATCTGCAGTCTGGGCTTCGAGAGGTGGTTACGGTTGTCAGCATCTTTTGCAGGATTTGAAACTGACGGAATTCAAGAAAAATCCAAAATGGTATATTGGTTATTCTGACAATACAGTTATTCAAAGCTATTTACTGAAGAAAGGGTTTGCATCTATCCACGGACAAACAGTCAAAACATCCAGTTTTGGTGTTAGAGAAGAAAGCTATGAATTGATTTTTGATATTCTGAAAGGTAAAAATCTTGCATACAAAATCAATTCGAATCCCAGTAATAGAGTAGGAGAGGCTTCGGGAATTTTAGTGGGCGGTAATCTCGCCTTGATTTATGCACTTTTAGGAACACCATATTCCTTCGATTTTACAGATAAAATCTTATTTATAGAAGATATTGGTGAAAATTTTTATGCCCTGGATCGTATGATTATGAGTCTTGAATTAGCTGGTGTTTTCAAAAAAATCAAAGGATTAATTGTTGGCGGGATGACCAATATGGGAAAAGAAACAGAGAATAAAGAATACGAAGAATCCTATGATTCTTTTACATATCAACTGATTGCCGACCGAGTTTCAAAATATGATTTTCCAACAGTTTATGCATTCCCGAATGGCCATATTTACGACAACAGACCATTGATTATTGGTTCAGAAGTCAAAATGAAAGTAGATAAAAAAGTACTTGTGGAATTTCATTAA